TCCCGCTTGAACTCGGCAGTTAGCCTCTTAATCAAATAAACTATTATTGCCTTGCCGTTAACCTCAAGCAGATGCTTTTTCTTGAGTCTTGTGGAACCAAGCCTAGCCGTAATAAAGATACCTGTTTTCATCACTCAAACCTCACATAAACTGAGCTATTATCTGCTTCCTCAATTGCATAAAGCAATTCTAAAACCTTATGATCATGTTCCATGGAGTTGACAAAGTGGTGTTTACCCTCTACTGCTTCAACAAAGCACCTAATCTCCTCAATGTACATGTTTTCTCCAATATTTTGGTTATAACCTATTGCCGCGCCTTCCATTATATAAGTTCTTTCTTCCCAGCTTGTTGTTTCGGGATCATACAACTTTATATAATTAAAATCCCAGTCCCAAATCAATTGCTTCTTGTTTCCATTGATCATAAGCCTTCTAGTAGCGTGCCTTGAAACCACGTCAACCGTAATAGATGCCAGAAAGTTCTCATAGTCTAGCAAAAAGTTGTAGGTATCATCGATAGTATCAGCACCTGCTATTTCAATGGTTTTTCTAAAATTACCGCACACCCTTTTAGGAAACCCAAATAGTTTTGTTACCCAAGTCAGTTCAAATGGTACAATTTCGCGTCCTCCACCCGTAATTGGATTGGACACGTAGTAGTCGTTTACCTTTTCATAGCTATGCCAATCAGGCAAGTATTGGCCAGAGTGAAGTACGACATTGGATATTTTTCCAAGCTCCCCTGAATTTAAAATCTGAGAAATTATGACTATGGCTGGGTGAAAAAGTAAGGTAGCAGATGGGGCCGCAACTAAAGCCTTTTTAGCCAATTTTTCCTTTATAAGTTCCATGTCCGTATCCACAACGCTTGCTTCCACAAAAAACGGTAAACTGAAGGTAATTGCTTGTTTAATATACTGGTGGTGTAGATCTGGGGGAACCGAAATGATTAAAGCATCTGGTTGAGCCTCATTAATTGCCATTAAGAAGTCCGTAAACGTTTCGAGCT
The sequence above is a segment of the Desulfosporosinus sp. Sb-LF genome. Coding sequences within it:
- a CDS encoding Gfo/Idh/MocA family oxidoreductase: MKFLVVGLGSMGKRRIRCLKALGYNQVFGFDTREDRRAEVEQNYKLETFTDFLMAINEAQPDALIISVPPDLHHQYIKQAITFSLPFFVEASVVDTDMELIKEKLAKKALVAAPSATLLFHPAIVIISQILNSGELGKISNVVLHSGQYLPDWHSYEKVNDYYVSNPITGGGREIVPFELTWVTKLFGFPKRVCGNFRKTIEIAGADTIDDTYNFLLDYENFLASITVDVVSRHATRRLMINGNKKQLIWDWDFNYIKLYDPETTSWEERTYIMEGAAIGYNQNIGENMYIEEIRCFVEAVEGKHHFVNSMEHDHKVLELLYAIEEADNSSVYVRFE